Proteins found in one Candidatus Poribacteria bacterium genomic segment:
- a CDS encoding PspA/IM30 family protein → MKSIKIAGKEFTLGSRFARLFAFFIDGAFLAGILLVLALLLDAVGSGPIRIGLFSALLWILGPKTELPRSALVVTQLLIVFLFGPWAYNDLETVALGGIALWTIGLFFMDGFKNGQRIGKKLLSLQVLRLKDGKPCTLKDSFIRRLTAVFQPLDSFWTFGKRRQRMGDKLAETVVVKSEPELEQIEAEPEDPEKILEYAIAEMTNRLSEAREKVDASVGVEKHFQDAYEGAVAQAERWQERAIISLKAEREDLAREDLEKRNEYRRLAEQYKAQWEEQKQVVQALSNLLEHLQQKMMEAEGKKAAVVAQHRNIDAESHLREMLKEVQDTKAFETLTKMEQDATEASTLAKAAAAVDVAYQDTKLEREFAGYAEEASLDKDLAELKTKLQK, encoded by the coding sequence ATGAAGTCCATTAAAATTGCGGGCAAAGAATTTACGTTAGGATCCCGATTCGCGCGGTTGTTCGCGTTTTTCATAGACGGAGCATTCTTAGCGGGTATTCTATTGGTTTTGGCACTTCTTTTGGACGCTGTGGGTTCTGGTCCTATTCGGATAGGGTTGTTCAGTGCATTACTATGGATATTAGGTCCCAAAACTGAACTACCAAGAAGTGCGTTGGTTGTCACCCAATTGCTTATCGTTTTTCTTTTCGGACCGTGGGCGTATAACGATCTGGAGACCGTAGCCTTGGGCGGTATCGCGCTATGGACAATCGGTTTATTTTTCATGGATGGCTTCAAAAATGGGCAAAGGATTGGCAAAAAACTGCTGTCACTACAAGTACTTCGATTGAAGGATGGAAAACCCTGCACGCTTAAGGACTCTTTCATTCGCCGACTCACAGCCGTCTTTCAACCACTGGATTCCTTCTGGACGTTTGGAAAAAGACGACAGCGGATGGGGGATAAGTTAGCAGAGACGGTTGTTGTGAAGTCTGAACCAGAATTGGAGCAAATTGAAGCTGAGCCTGAAGACCCTGAGAAGATTTTAGAGTATGCCATTGCTGAAATGACGAATCGACTTTCAGAGGCGCGCGAGAAGGTTGATGCCTCTGTCGGCGTTGAAAAACATTTTCAAGACGCTTACGAAGGTGCAGTTGCCCAAGCAGAACGGTGGCAAGAACGTGCTATTATCTCTCTTAAAGCGGAACGCGAAGATTTGGCACGTGAAGACTTAGAAAAACGAAACGAGTACCGACGGTTAGCGGAACAGTACAAAGCACAGTGGGAAGAACAGAAACAGGTCGTTCAAGCACTCAGCAACCTTCTTGAACATCTTCAACAGAAGATGATGGAAGCTGAAGGGAAAAAGGCAGCCGTCGTCGCACAACACAGAAATATTGATGCCGAAAGCCATCTCCGTGAGATGCTGAAAGAAGTCCAAGACACTAAGGCGTTTGAAACGCTGACAAAGATGGAGCAGGACGCGACAGAGGCATCCACATTGGCGAAAGCCGCAGCTGCAGTAGATGTCGCATATCAGGATACCAAATTAGAACGTGAGTTCGCGGGTTATGCTGAAGAAGCATCCCTTGACAAAGACCTCGCTGAATTGAAAACAAAACTACAAAAATAA
- a CDS encoding Gfo/Idh/MocA family oxidoreductase, translated as MRTVKLGLIGAGGISGAHCRTLADIEGAEIIAAADLVPANLERAKEQWGIKRTFTDYNEMLKMDEIEAVYVCTPTGVHAAPTVASLNAGKHVFCEKPMEATLDAAASMWRAAKENDKILMIGLKLRYSPQVVKAKEIVDAGTLGDIYYVETVADRRRGNPGGSFIRKATAGLGASADIGVYALDTALYLMGHPKPVAVSGITSNYLSLHNTWNPALKETEVEDFGVGWVVFENGARMVFKTCWCMNMDSLGGTIFLGKKAGLRLGIGEVRGPQEGVRVYGDKDGEIFDQEFTEFESVSVFHEEDTAFIDAVREGKPSPIDPYGVMLTNVIIQGVIDSSNAGGREVAVSVPTL; from the coding sequence ATGAGAACAGTTAAATTAGGCTTGATTGGGGCGGGTGGTATCTCCGGGGCACACTGTCGAACACTGGCTGACATCGAAGGTGCCGAAATCATTGCTGCTGCCGACCTCGTCCCTGCAAACCTTGAACGTGCGAAAGAGCAATGGGGCATCAAGCGGACGTTCACTGACTACAACGAAATGCTTAAAATGGACGAGATTGAGGCGGTGTACGTCTGTACCCCGACAGGTGTGCATGCAGCACCGACCGTCGCTTCCCTGAACGCAGGTAAACACGTTTTTTGCGAGAAACCGATGGAGGCGACCTTGGACGCTGCCGCTTCAATGTGGCGTGCTGCAAAAGAAAACGATAAAATCCTCATGATCGGCTTGAAACTCCGGTATTCACCACAAGTTGTTAAAGCGAAAGAGATTGTTGACGCTGGCACACTTGGCGATATCTACTATGTCGAAACGGTTGCAGACCGGCGACGCGGGAATCCAGGTGGTAGTTTCATCCGAAAAGCGACAGCCGGTTTAGGAGCCTCCGCGGACATCGGCGTTTACGCTTTAGACACCGCCCTCTATCTGATGGGGCATCCCAAGCCTGTCGCTGTCTCTGGTATTACTTCTAACTACCTGAGCCTCCACAATACATGGAATCCTGCACTTAAAGAGACCGAGGTTGAAGATTTCGGTGTCGGTTGGGTAGTCTTTGAGAACGGTGCACGCATGGTATTCAAAACCTGCTGGTGCATGAATATGGATTCACTCGGTGGGACGATTTTCCTCGGTAAGAAAGCGGGACTCCGTCTCGGCATCGGCGAAGTCCGTGGACCACAAGAAGGCGTCCGCGTCTACGGCGACAAAGACGGTGAAATTTTTGACCAAGAGTTCACGGAGTTTGAATCGGTAAGTGTGTTCCATGAGGAAGATACAGCGTTTATTGACGCTGTCCGCGAAGGGAAACCCTCGCCGATCGATCCTTACGGTGTGATGCTCACGAACGTTATTATTCAGGGAGTCATTGATTCCTCAAATGCTGGTGGACGTGAAGTCGCAGTGTCCGTACCGACCTTGTAA